In the Ipomoea triloba cultivar NCNSP0323 chromosome 6, ASM357664v1 genome, one interval contains:
- the LOC116022092 gene encoding protein LAZY 1-like isoform X1, whose translation MKLLGWMHRKLKHNCNEAVKNPTYGFGNPNTSTTMYEKVRWNIKETEEKALNEVVFHGFLAIGTLGGAGSEAAAALFNSSTEPPTPTFEETTQITDQDLKIISKELEKFLEAEEEEDAQSSKRSSYASIITLADKTQQDSDSSSLLLDCPLHKYFFGVSEEADHMAVKNKEASLSEVDLQDEVVLKGNYCASHKKAGSSKAQFAKNLMKKMFKSLNSNSKSKTHAAANESAASTKKKFPKVLKMFKKKVHPEKGAEKDDENRAIPVKGNRLRSTNIWFRQMISPQEHQDELIMRTSESCRGSSSGRGGAFMENNGHWIKTDADYLVLEL comes from the exons ATGAAG TTACTAGGTTGGATGCACCGGAAACTAAAACACAACTGCAACGAGGCAGTGAAGAACCCAACATACGGCTTCGGAAATCCCAACACCAGCACTACTATGTATGAGAAAGTGAGGTGGAATATTAAGGAAACAGAAGAAAAGGCATTGAACGAGGTGGTGTTCCATGGGTTTCTGGCAATCGGAACACTTGGCGGTGCAGGTTCTGAAGCAGCTGCAGCATTATTCAATAGTAGTACAGAGCCACCTACTCCGACATTTGAGGAAACAACCCAGATAACAGACCAAGATTTGAAGATTATTTCTAAAGAGCTGGAGAAATTCCTTGAAGccgaggaggaggaggatgcaCAGTCATCAAAGAGGAGCAGTTACGCAAGCATTATTACTCTTGCCGACAAAACCCAACAAGATTCtgattcttcttctcttcttctcgACTGCCCACTccacaaatatttttttggagtTTCAGAAGAGGCAGATCATATGGCAGTAAAGAACAAAGAAGCATCATTATCTGAAGTAGATCTGCAGGATGAGGTAGTTCTCAAAGGAAACTACTGTGCAAGCCACAAGAAAGCAGGTAGTAGTAAGGCACAATTTGCCAAAAACTTGATGAAGAAGATGTTCAAAAGCCTCAACTCCAATTCCAAATCAAAGACCCATGCAGCAGCAAATGAATCTGCAGCTTCAACCAAAAAGAAATTCCCAAAG GTTCTAAAGATGTTCAAGAAAAAAGTTCACCCTGAGAAGGGAGCAGAAAAGGATGATGAGAACAGAGCGATTCCCGTTAAGGGCAATCGTCTCCGCAGCACAAACATTTGGTTTCGACAAATGATCTCCCCACAGGAACATCAGGACGAGCTAATAATGAGAACCTCTGAGAGTTGCCGTGGCAGTAGCAGTGGCAGGGGTGGTGCATTCATGGAGAATAACGGCCACTGGATTAAAACAGACGCCGACT ATCTGGTTTTGGAGCTCTAG
- the LOC116022092 gene encoding protein LAZY 1-like isoform X2, whose amino-acid sequence MKLLGWMHRKLKHNCNEAVKNPTYGFGNPNTSTTMYEKVRWNIKETEEKALNEVVFHGFLAIGTLGGAGSEAAAALFNSSTEPPTPTFEETTQITDQDLKIISKELEKFLEAEEEEDAQSSKRSSYASIITLADKTQQDSDSSSLLLDCPLHKYFFGVSEEADHMAVKNKEASLSEVDLQDEVVLKGNYCASHKKAGSSKAQFAKNLMKKMFKSLNSNSKSKTHAAANESAASTKKKFPKMFKKKVHPEKGAEKDDENRAIPVKGNRLRSTNIWFRQMISPQEHQDELIMRTSESCRGSSSGRGGAFMENNGHWIKTDADYLVLEL is encoded by the exons ATGAAG TTACTAGGTTGGATGCACCGGAAACTAAAACACAACTGCAACGAGGCAGTGAAGAACCCAACATACGGCTTCGGAAATCCCAACACCAGCACTACTATGTATGAGAAAGTGAGGTGGAATATTAAGGAAACAGAAGAAAAGGCATTGAACGAGGTGGTGTTCCATGGGTTTCTGGCAATCGGAACACTTGGCGGTGCAGGTTCTGAAGCAGCTGCAGCATTATTCAATAGTAGTACAGAGCCACCTACTCCGACATTTGAGGAAACAACCCAGATAACAGACCAAGATTTGAAGATTATTTCTAAAGAGCTGGAGAAATTCCTTGAAGccgaggaggaggaggatgcaCAGTCATCAAAGAGGAGCAGTTACGCAAGCATTATTACTCTTGCCGACAAAACCCAACAAGATTCtgattcttcttctcttcttctcgACTGCCCACTccacaaatatttttttggagtTTCAGAAGAGGCAGATCATATGGCAGTAAAGAACAAAGAAGCATCATTATCTGAAGTAGATCTGCAGGATGAGGTAGTTCTCAAAGGAAACTACTGTGCAAGCCACAAGAAAGCAGGTAGTAGTAAGGCACAATTTGCCAAAAACTTGATGAAGAAGATGTTCAAAAGCCTCAACTCCAATTCCAAATCAAAGACCCATGCAGCAGCAAATGAATCTGCAGCTTCAACCAAAAAGAAATTCCCAAAG ATGTTCAAGAAAAAAGTTCACCCTGAGAAGGGAGCAGAAAAGGATGATGAGAACAGAGCGATTCCCGTTAAGGGCAATCGTCTCCGCAGCACAAACATTTGGTTTCGACAAATGATCTCCCCACAGGAACATCAGGACGAGCTAATAATGAGAACCTCTGAGAGTTGCCGTGGCAGTAGCAGTGGCAGGGGTGGTGCATTCATGGAGAATAACGGCCACTGGATTAAAACAGACGCCGACT ATCTGGTTTTGGAGCTCTAG